Proteins from a genomic interval of Nocardioides jishulii:
- the purH gene encoding bifunctional phosphoribosylaminoimidazolecarboxamide formyltransferase/IMP cyclohydrolase: MPTAHQPHASGAHQHSADRQVPIRRALVSVYDKTGLEGLVRGLHDAGVELVSTGGSAALIEKLGLPVTKVEELTGFPECLDGRVKTLHPRVHAGILADRRLQDHVDQLDELGVAPFDLVVVNLYPFTQTVASGATPDECVEQIDIGGPSMVRAAAKNHPSVAVVTDVTAYDAVLAAVAAGGFTYAERKKLAAAAFVHTASYDVAVASWMGSVLTDSSVDEEGTSTGFPAWIGATYEKSTVLRYGENPHQKAALYVNGSGATGLAQAEQLHGKEMSYNNYVDTDAARRAAGDFAEPAVAIIKHANPCGVAVGSDIAQAHRRAHECDPVSAFGGVIASNRPVSVEMAEQVAEVFTEVIVAPGYEDGAVEILARKKNIRILVAPVDGGAPVETRPISGGLLVQTVDHVDAVVEGGGDDPTSWTLATGEAADEATLADLAFAWKACRSAKSNAILLAKDGGSVGIGMGQVNRVDSCRLAVERANTLVEGQERARGAVAASDAFFPFEDGPQILIEAGVKAIVQPGGSVRDALTIEACQAAGVTMYFTGTRHFFH; encoded by the coding sequence GTGCCCACCGCCCACCAGCCCCACGCCTCCGGCGCCCATCAGCACAGCGCCGACCGACAGGTCCCGATCCGTCGGGCGCTGGTCTCGGTCTACGACAAGACCGGTCTCGAGGGCCTCGTCCGTGGCTTGCACGACGCCGGTGTCGAGCTCGTCTCCACCGGTGGCTCCGCCGCCCTGATCGAGAAGCTCGGCCTGCCCGTCACGAAGGTCGAGGAGCTCACCGGCTTCCCCGAGTGCCTCGACGGCCGCGTCAAGACCCTGCACCCCCGCGTGCACGCCGGCATCCTCGCCGACCGCCGCCTCCAGGACCACGTCGACCAGCTCGACGAGCTCGGCGTCGCTCCCTTCGACCTCGTCGTGGTCAACCTCTACCCGTTCACCCAGACGGTGGCCTCCGGCGCCACCCCGGACGAGTGCGTCGAGCAGATCGACATCGGCGGCCCCTCGATGGTGCGTGCCGCCGCCAAGAACCACCCCTCGGTCGCCGTCGTCACCGACGTGACCGCCTACGACGCCGTGCTGGCCGCCGTGGCCGCCGGTGGCTTCACCTACGCGGAGCGCAAGAAGCTCGCCGCCGCGGCCTTCGTCCACACCGCCTCCTACGACGTCGCGGTCGCGAGCTGGATGGGGTCGGTGCTCACCGACTCCTCGGTCGACGAGGAGGGCACCTCGACCGGCTTCCCGGCGTGGATCGGCGCCACCTACGAGAAGTCCACCGTGCTCCGCTACGGCGAGAACCCGCACCAGAAGGCGGCGCTCTACGTCAACGGCTCCGGTGCGACCGGTCTCGCGCAGGCGGAGCAGCTGCACGGCAAGGAGATGTCCTACAACAACTACGTGGACACCGATGCCGCGCGCCGAGCGGCAGGCGACTTCGCAGAGCCTGCCGTCGCGATCATCAAGCACGCCAACCCGTGCGGCGTGGCCGTCGGCTCCGACATCGCCCAGGCGCACCGCCGGGCCCACGAGTGCGACCCGGTCTCCGCCTTCGGTGGCGTGATCGCCTCCAACCGCCCCGTCTCGGTCGAGATGGCCGAGCAGGTCGCCGAGGTCTTCACCGAGGTCATCGTGGCTCCGGGCTACGAGGACGGTGCCGTGGAGATCCTCGCCCGCAAGAAGAACATCCGCATCCTCGTGGCTCCGGTCGACGGTGGTGCCCCGGTCGAGACCCGTCCGATCTCGGGCGGCCTGCTGGTGCAGACGGTCGACCACGTCGACGCAGTGGTCGAGGGTGGCGGCGACGACCCGACCAGCTGGACCCTGGCGACGGGCGAGGCAGCCGACGAGGCGACCCTGGCCGACCTCGCGTTCGCCTGGAAGGCCTGCCGCTCGGCCAAGTCCAACGCGATCCTGCTGGCCAAGGACGGCGGCTCGGTCGGCATCGGCATGGGCCAGGTCAACCGCGTCGACTCCTGCCGCCTCGCCGTCGAGCGCGCCAACACGCTCGTCGAGGGCCAGGAGCGCGCTCGCGGTGCCGTCGCAGCCTCCGACGCCTTCTTCCCCTTCGAGGACGGCCCGCAGATCCTCATCGAGGCCGGCGTCAAGGCGATCGTCCAGCCCGGTGGCTCGGTGCGTGACGCGCTGACCATCGAGGCCTGCCAGGCGGCCGGCGTGACGATGTACTTCACCGGCACCCGCCACTTCTTCCACTGA
- a CDS encoding malate dehydrogenase: MSTSAPLKVAVTGAAGQIGYSLLFRLASGALAADRQIQLQLLEIEPALKALEGVVMELDDCAFPNLAGVEIGSDPEKIFDGVNLALLVGARPRGPGMERSDLLSANGAIFTAQGKALNKVAADDVRIGVTGNPANTNALIAMTNAPDIPDERFSALTRLDHNRAISQLAAKTGAAVTDITHMTIWGNHSATQYPDLFNAQVKGQNAAELVNDQEWLESTFIPTVAKRGAAIIEARGSSSAASAASATIDAARDWLFGTPEGDWVSMAVKSSGEYGVAEGLISSFPVTTSGGDWTIVEGLEVSDFSRGKIDATVAELADERKAVTELGLI; the protein is encoded by the coding sequence GTGTCAACCTCTGCCCCACTCAAGGTGGCCGTGACCGGTGCCGCCGGTCAGATCGGCTACAGCCTGCTCTTCCGTCTTGCGTCCGGCGCCCTCGCCGCGGATCGCCAGATCCAGCTCCAGCTCCTGGAGATCGAGCCCGCGCTGAAGGCCCTCGAAGGTGTCGTCATGGAGCTCGACGACTGCGCCTTCCCGAACCTGGCCGGTGTCGAGATCGGTTCGGACCCCGAGAAGATCTTCGACGGCGTCAACCTCGCGCTGCTGGTCGGCGCACGGCCGCGCGGTCCGGGCATGGAGCGCAGTGACCTGCTCTCGGCCAACGGCGCGATCTTCACGGCTCAGGGCAAGGCCCTCAACAAGGTGGCGGCCGACGACGTGCGCATCGGGGTGACCGGCAACCCTGCCAACACCAACGCCCTCATCGCCATGACCAACGCGCCCGACATCCCTGACGAGCGCTTCTCGGCACTGACCCGCCTGGACCACAACCGGGCGATCTCCCAGCTCGCCGCCAAGACCGGCGCCGCCGTCACCGACATCACCCACATGACCATCTGGGGCAACCACTCGGCCACCCAGTACCCCGACCTGTTCAACGCCCAGGTCAAGGGGCAGAACGCCGCCGAGCTGGTCAACGACCAGGAGTGGCTCGAGTCGACCTTCATCCCGACCGTCGCCAAGCGTGGCGCAGCCATCATCGAGGCGCGGGGCTCCTCCTCGGCCGCCTCCGCCGCCTCGGCGACCATCGACGCCGCCCGTGACTGGCTCTTCGGCACCCCCGAGGGCGACTGGGTCTCGATGGCCGTGAAGTCCAGCGGCGAGTACGGCGTGGCCGAGGGCCTGATCTCCTCGTTCCCCGTCACCACCTCGGGTGGCGACTGGACGATCGTCGAGGGCCTTGAGGTCAGTGACTTCTCGCGCGGCAAGATCGACGCCACGGTCGCCGAGCTCGCCGACGAGCGCAAGGCCGTCACGGAGCTGGGCCTCATCTGA
- a CDS encoding DUF3017 domain-containing protein has protein sequence MVPQGERPPEPPYEVEDGPVERRYPSTIGGALYLAMLAVVLVGILVVVFGSWRVGIRIFAGALVAGAALRLALKEQDAGMLAVRSKPVDVGLYLVVAASLATLASVIPDQPV, from the coding sequence GTGGTCCCTCAGGGGGAGCGACCCCCTGAGCCCCCCTACGAGGTCGAGGACGGGCCGGTCGAGCGCCGCTACCCCTCGACAATCGGCGGCGCCCTCTACCTGGCCATGCTCGCCGTGGTCCTCGTCGGCATCCTCGTGGTGGTCTTCGGGTCGTGGCGCGTCGGCATCCGCATCTTCGCGGGCGCCCTGGTCGCCGGTGCCGCCCTGCGGCTGGCGCTCAAGGAGCAGGACGCCGGGATGCTGGCCGTACGCTCCAAGCCGGTCGACGTGGGTCTCTACCTGGTGGTCGCGGCATCGCTCGCCACGCTGGCCAGCGTGATCCCGGACCAACCCGTCTGA
- a CDS encoding DUF6350 family protein encodes MAPALPPTSTVSTPTPQEQEASTSGRPRPALLWGIVHGLLAVAGPLVLAGVLGVASWFLSDAGAHGSASDGVRHGAMAWLVGHGSGFMVDGVAVTVVPLLLTAGLAWWVWRCALGLGERVWAHGPDVHRLSDGERDWTVPAALLGFGVAYLASLLVVVNLASGPTFDPLLGRVLLWTLVLVLGVGAPGVATGSGRAAGWVSQLPPVVRHAVVAARRVLVWWLVVCLVVLVAALGLGLGQALEMVDSLGLSGAEALQLVLLNVGFAPNAVLMTSAFLLGPGFAVGVGTVVSPTVVTLGPLPLLPLLAALPEAGTPSAWWGASAVVAVAVAAWAAWRHQGERPTLRWDEGALRGCGAGLVAAALLTLLTAVAGGAAGPGRLREVGAQAGEVGLHAVVWLGLGALAGGLAITWWQRRTSVPLEDVVVEEPPTPVGEPES; translated from the coding sequence ATGGCTCCCGCACTTCCTCCCACCTCGACCGTCTCGACGCCCACTCCCCAGGAGCAGGAGGCGTCCACCTCCGGCCGCCCTCGTCCCGCCCTGCTGTGGGGGATCGTGCACGGGCTCCTCGCGGTCGCCGGCCCCCTGGTGCTGGCGGGCGTGCTGGGAGTCGCCTCCTGGTTCCTCAGCGACGCCGGCGCGCACGGCAGCGCCTCCGACGGCGTACGCCACGGGGCGATGGCCTGGCTGGTCGGCCACGGCTCCGGCTTCATGGTCGACGGCGTCGCCGTGACCGTCGTGCCGCTGCTCCTGACCGCCGGCCTGGCGTGGTGGGTGTGGCGCTGCGCGCTGGGCCTGGGGGAGCGGGTGTGGGCGCACGGCCCTGACGTCCACCGCCTCTCCGACGGTGAGCGCGACTGGACCGTGCCCGCGGCCCTCCTCGGCTTCGGGGTCGCCTACCTCGCCAGCCTCCTGGTCGTGGTCAACCTGGCCTCCGGGCCCACCTTCGACCCCTTGCTCGGTCGCGTCCTGCTCTGGACGCTCGTCCTCGTCCTGGGCGTCGGCGCCCCTGGCGTGGCCACCGGGTCGGGCCGCGCCGCGGGATGGGTCTCGCAGCTGCCGCCCGTGGTGCGCCACGCGGTGGTCGCCGCCCGCCGGGTGCTGGTGTGGTGGCTGGTGGTCTGCCTGGTGGTGCTGGTCGCTGCGCTCGGACTGGGCCTGGGGCAGGCCCTGGAGATGGTCGACAGCCTGGGCCTCTCCGGCGCCGAGGCGCTCCAGCTCGTCCTGCTCAACGTCGGCTTCGCCCCCAACGCCGTCCTGATGACGAGTGCGTTCCTGCTCGGACCCGGCTTCGCGGTCGGGGTCGGGACCGTCGTGTCGCCGACCGTCGTGACCTTGGGACCGCTGCCCCTGCTGCCGTTGCTCGCTGCCCTGCCCGAGGCCGGCACCCCGTCGGCCTGGTGGGGCGCCAGCGCTGTCGTGGCCGTCGCCGTCGCTGCCTGGGCCGCGTGGCGCCACCAGGGGGAGCGACCGACCCTGCGCTGGGACGAGGGCGCGCTGCGCGGCTGTGGCGCGGGCCTCGTCGCGGCGGCCCTGCTGACCCTGCTGACGGCCGTCGCCGGGGGAGCGGCCGGACCCGGTCGCCTCCGCGAGGTCGGGGCGCAGGCCGGCGAGGTCGGGCTGCACGCCGTGGTCTGGCTCGGCCTGGGCGCGTTGGCCGGAGGCCTGGCGATCACGTGGTGGCAGCGGCGTACGTCGGTGCCCCTCGAGGACGTCGTGGTCGAGGAACCGCCGACGCCGGTCGGCGAGCCGGAGTCCTAG
- the purN gene encoding phosphoribosylglycinamide formyltransferase, translated as MPTVDHTPARLVVLVSGSGTNLQALLDACEDPAFGAKVVAVGADRFDVEGLARAERAGIPTFVKQLSQHDSRDAWDLALRRAVAGFEPDLVVLAGFMKLVSADFLEAFEHRVVNTHPALSPSFPGVRGPADALEYGVKVTGCTLFVVDAGVDTGQIIAQSVVEVLDDDTVESLHERIKVAERAMLVDAVGRMCREGWSVEGRRVRIG; from the coding sequence GTGCCCACCGTTGACCACACCCCCGCTCGCCTCGTCGTCCTCGTGTCCGGATCGGGCACCAACCTGCAGGCGCTGCTCGACGCGTGCGAGGACCCTGCGTTCGGCGCGAAGGTGGTCGCCGTGGGCGCCGACCGCTTCGACGTCGAAGGACTGGCTCGGGCCGAGCGTGCCGGCATCCCCACCTTCGTCAAGCAGCTCTCCCAGCACGACTCCCGCGACGCGTGGGACCTCGCGCTGCGCCGCGCGGTCGCCGGCTTCGAGCCCGACCTGGTGGTGCTCGCCGGCTTCATGAAGCTGGTCAGCGCCGACTTCCTCGAGGCTTTCGAGCACCGGGTGGTCAACACGCACCCCGCCCTGTCGCCGTCCTTCCCGGGCGTACGCGGCCCCGCCGACGCCCTGGAGTACGGCGTCAAGGTCACCGGGTGCACGCTCTTCGTCGTCGACGCCGGCGTCGACACCGGCCAGATCATCGCGCAGAGCGTCGTCGAGGTGCTCGACGACGACACCGTCGAGTCGCTCCACGAGCGGATCAAGGTGGCCGAGCGGGCGATGCTGGTCGACGCGGTGGGACGGATGTGCCGTGAGGGGTGGAGCGTCGAGGGCAGGCGTGTCCGCATCGGCTGA
- a CDS encoding MIP family channel protein produces the protein MASKSQTGSINAQPTTGHKIAAEFIGTFALVLFGVGAALMSGGNYVATGFSFGLVVMVMAAAMSHISGGHFNPAVSFGAAVGGRLPWPQVPIYWASQLLGGILAGATLYFLMQGFPGYDVARGGLGQNGYGDQSVNGYEVGQAFVLETLMTLMFLWVILAVTDRRARATGLFAPTAIGMALTIIHFASMGATGTSVNPARSIGPALFVGVDAIEQLWLFVCAPLLGAAIAGVTYALLFGREPLDEADEPEEVDEVVEVYEVEDRDQ, from the coding sequence ATGGCGAGCAAATCCCAGACTGGCTCCATCAACGCACAGCCCACGACCGGGCACAAGATTGCGGCCGAGTTCATCGGCACCTTCGCCCTGGTCCTGTTCGGTGTCGGCGCTGCCCTCATGAGCGGCGGCAACTACGTCGCGACCGGTTTCTCCTTCGGCCTGGTCGTGATGGTCATGGCCGCCGCGATGTCCCACATCTCCGGTGGCCACTTCAACCCGGCGGTCTCCTTCGGCGCCGCCGTCGGCGGACGCCTGCCCTGGCCGCAGGTGCCGATCTACTGGGCCTCGCAGCTCCTCGGAGGAATCCTCGCGGGCGCGACGCTCTACTTCCTGATGCAGGGCTTCCCGGGCTACGACGTGGCCAGGGGCGGCCTCGGCCAGAACGGCTACGGCGACCAGTCGGTCAACGGCTACGAGGTCGGCCAGGCCTTCGTGCTCGAGACCCTCATGACGCTGATGTTCCTGTGGGTCATCCTCGCGGTCACCGACCGCCGCGCCCGAGCCACCGGCCTCTTCGCCCCCACGGCCATCGGCATGGCCCTGACCATCATCCACTTCGCCTCCATGGGCGCCACGGGCACCTCGGTCAACCCGGCGCGCTCGATCGGCCCGGCGCTCTTCGTCGGGGTCGACGCGATCGAACAGCTCTGGCTGTTCGTCTGCGCCCCGCTCCTGGGGGCCGCGATCGCCGGCGTCACCTACGCCCTGCTCTTCGGCAGGGAGCCGCTGGACGAGGCCGACGAGCCAGAGGAGGTCGACGAGGTGGTCGAGGTCTACGAGGTCGAGGACCGCGACCAGTGA
- a CDS encoding bifunctional methylenetetrahydrofolate dehydrogenase/methenyltetrahydrofolate cyclohydrolase, whose protein sequence is MTARKLDGSATAAAIKEELRGRVAALAEQGITPGLGTILVGDDPGSRWYVGGKHKDCAEVGIASIRIDLPETASQEEIEDAVRQLNDDPACTGYIVQLPLPRGRDENRVLGLIDPAKDADGLHPTNLGWLVLGTEAPLPCTPFGIVELLRRHDVQINGAEVVVVGRGVTVGRPLGLLLTRRSENATVTLCHTGTVDLASHVRQADIVVAAAGVPGIITADMVKPGAALLDVGVSRVDGKIAGDLAPDVWDVAGWVSPNPGGVGPMTRAMLLANVVTIAEAQAARRDAKA, encoded by the coding sequence ATGACTGCACGCAAGCTCGACGGCTCCGCCACCGCTGCGGCGATCAAGGAGGAGCTCCGGGGCCGGGTCGCCGCGCTCGCGGAGCAGGGCATCACCCCCGGTCTCGGCACGATCCTGGTCGGCGACGACCCCGGGTCGCGCTGGTACGTCGGTGGCAAGCACAAGGACTGCGCCGAGGTGGGCATCGCCTCGATCCGCATCGACCTCCCCGAGACCGCCTCCCAGGAGGAGATCGAGGACGCCGTCCGCCAGCTCAACGACGACCCGGCCTGCACCGGCTACATCGTCCAGCTCCCGTTGCCGCGGGGCCGCGACGAGAACAGGGTCCTCGGGTTGATCGACCCGGCCAAGGACGCCGACGGCCTGCACCCCACCAACCTCGGGTGGCTGGTGCTCGGGACCGAGGCGCCCCTGCCGTGCACGCCGTTCGGCATCGTCGAGCTGCTGCGTCGCCACGACGTGCAGATCAACGGCGCCGAGGTGGTCGTCGTCGGACGCGGTGTGACGGTCGGCCGCCCTCTGGGTCTGCTGCTGACCCGTCGCTCGGAGAACGCCACCGTGACGCTGTGCCACACCGGCACCGTCGACCTGGCCTCGCACGTGCGCCAGGCCGACATCGTGGTGGCGGCCGCAGGCGTCCCCGGGATCATCACCGCCGACATGGTGAAGCCCGGTGCGGCCCTGCTCGACGTGGGCGTCTCCCGCGTCGACGGCAAGATCGCCGGCGACCTCGCCCCCGACGTCTGGGACGTCGCCGGGTGGGTCTCGCCCAACCCCGGTGGCGTGGGGCCGATGACCCGCGCGATGCTGCTCGCCAACGTCGTCACGATCGCCGAGGCCCAGGCGGCCCGGCGCGACGCGAAGGCCTGA
- a CDS encoding NADP-dependent isocitrate dehydrogenase: MAKIIYTHTDEAPLLATYSFLPIVSAYAAKAGVEVETRDISVAARILAQFGLADDALAELGELATTPEANIIKLPNISASIPQLKAAIAELQAQGFDIPDYPENADTPEAAEIRAKYDKIKGSAVNPVLREGNSDRRAPASVKNYAKAHPHRMGAWKSDSKTNVATMGEHDFKANEKSVTLPADDTLQIVHTSEGGEKKVLKEGLKVLEGEVIDASVLEVAALNVFLRNAIAKAKAEGVLFSAHLKATMMKVSDPIIFGHVVKAYFADVFEKYGDDLAAAGLSANDGLGTILPGLDKLPNGAEIKAAFEKALAEGPALAMVDSDKGITNLHVPSDVIIDASMPAMIRSGGIMWNSEGKEQDTLAVIPDSSYAGVYQVVIDDCRRNGALDPSTMGTVPNVGLMAKAAEEYGSHDKTFEIPTAGTVEVINSAGEVLLSHDVAAGDIWRACQTKDASIRDWVKLAVTRARASATPAVFWLDEARAHDAQLIAKVTTYLADHDTDGLEIKILSPELATAYTMERLRKGEDTISVTGNVLRDYNTDLFPILELGTSAKMLSVVPLMNGGGLFETGAGGSAPKHVQQLVAENYLRWDSLGEFFALVPSFELYAEQSGKDGAKVLAATLDKATEAFLNNDRSPGRKLGTIDNRGSHFYLALYWAQELANQTDDAELAAAFKPLAEKLAAEEETIVAELLAVQGKPADIGGYFRPDAEKTEKVMRPSETFNSALATL; the protein is encoded by the coding sequence ATGGCCAAGATCATCTACACCCACACCGACGAGGCGCCGCTGCTCGCGACGTACTCCTTCCTCCCCATCGTCTCGGCGTACGCCGCCAAGGCCGGGGTCGAGGTCGAGACCCGCGACATCTCCGTGGCCGCCCGCATCCTGGCGCAGTTCGGTCTGGCTGACGACGCGCTCGCCGAGCTCGGCGAGCTGGCCACCACCCCTGAGGCCAACATCATCAAGCTGCCGAACATCTCGGCCTCGATCCCGCAGCTCAAGGCGGCCATCGCCGAGCTCCAGGCGCAGGGCTTCGACATCCCGGACTACCCGGAGAACGCCGACACCCCCGAGGCCGCCGAGATCCGCGCGAAGTACGACAAGATCAAGGGCTCCGCGGTCAACCCGGTCCTGCGCGAGGGCAACTCCGACCGCCGCGCCCCCGCCTCGGTCAAGAACTACGCCAAGGCCCACCCGCACCGCATGGGCGCCTGGAAGTCGGACTCGAAGACCAACGTCGCGACCATGGGCGAGCACGACTTCAAGGCCAACGAGAAGTCCGTGACGCTGCCCGCCGACGACACCCTCCAGATCGTCCACACCTCCGAGGGCGGCGAGAAGAAGGTCCTCAAGGAGGGCCTGAAGGTCCTCGAGGGCGAGGTCATCGACGCCTCCGTGCTCGAGGTCGCCGCGCTCAACGTCTTCCTGCGCAACGCCATCGCCAAGGCCAAGGCCGAGGGCGTGCTGTTCTCCGCGCACCTCAAGGCCACGATGATGAAGGTCTCCGACCCGATCATCTTCGGCCACGTCGTGAAGGCCTACTTCGCCGACGTCTTCGAGAAGTACGGCGACGACCTCGCCGCGGCCGGCCTGTCGGCCAACGACGGCCTCGGCACGATCCTCCCGGGCCTCGACAAGCTGCCCAACGGCGCCGAGATCAAGGCGGCCTTCGAGAAGGCGCTGGCCGAGGGCCCCGCCCTGGCGATGGTCGACTCCGACAAGGGCATCACCAACCTGCACGTGCCCTCCGACGTCATCATCGACGCCTCCATGCCCGCGATGATCCGCAGCGGCGGCATCATGTGGAACTCCGAGGGCAAGGAGCAGGACACCCTCGCGGTCATCCCCGACTCCTCCTACGCCGGCGTCTACCAGGTCGTCATCGACGACTGCCGTCGCAACGGTGCGCTCGACCCCTCGACCATGGGCACCGTCCCCAACGTGGGCCTGATGGCGAAGGCGGCCGAGGAGTACGGCTCGCACGACAAGACCTTCGAGATCCCCACGGCCGGCACGGTCGAGGTCATCAACTCCGCCGGTGAGGTGCTGCTCTCCCACGACGTCGCCGCCGGCGACATCTGGCGCGCCTGCCAGACCAAGGACGCCTCGATCCGTGACTGGGTCAAGCTCGCCGTCACGCGTGCCCGTGCCTCCGCCACCCCGGCCGTCTTCTGGCTGGACGAGGCGCGTGCGCACGACGCCCAGCTGATCGCCAAGGTCACCACCTACCTGGCCGACCACGACACCGACGGCCTCGAGATCAAGATCCTCTCCCCGGAGCTCGCCACCGCCTACACGATGGAGCGCCTGCGCAAGGGCGAGGACACCATCTCGGTGACCGGCAACGTGCTGCGTGACTACAACACCGACCTCTTCCCGATCCTCGAGCTCGGTACGTCGGCCAAGATGCTCTCCGTCGTCCCGCTGATGAACGGTGGTGGCCTCTTCGAGACCGGCGCCGGTGGGTCGGCCCCCAAGCACGTGCAGCAGCTCGTCGCCGAGAACTACCTGCGTTGGGACTCGCTCGGTGAGTTCTTCGCCCTGGTGCCCTCGTTCGAGCTCTACGCCGAGCAGTCCGGCAAGGACGGCGCCAAGGTGCTGGCCGCGACCCTCGACAAGGCGACCGAGGCGTTCCTCAACAACGACCGCTCCCCGGGTCGCAAGCTCGGCACGATCGACAACCGCGGCTCGCACTTCTACCTGGCGCTCTACTGGGCCCAGGAGCTGGCGAACCAGACCGACGACGCCGAGCTGGCCGCGGCCTTCAAGCCCCTTGCCGAGAAGCTCGCCGCCGAGGAGGAGACGATCGTCGCCGAGCTCCTGGCGGTCCAGGGCAAGCCCGCCGACATCGGTGGCTACTTCCGCCCGGACGCCGAGAAGACCGAGAAGGTCATGCGCCCGTCGGAGACGTTCAACTCCGCACTGGCGACTCTGTGA
- a CDS encoding sigma-70 family RNA polymerase sigma factor gives MDQPEEFDALYKDVRDQLLVEAYALTGDLAVSRTAVRDAFAVAWHHWNKVQRQEDKIGWLRPHVWRRARNRHTARPWHRERNLPDDVAETLEALNGLSLQQRKALVLTHLSPVPMGQLAREIGVTASAAETLVASADTDFARARGCTTDEVGLRLEGLRGVATGRWPRSTIVRRAGTTRRRTHAIAGVLATTALVVASGTVVAQGSDDAAALSDQGFSRRPLKVDTVAEVPTLSESSLLQAGQLARVNRSLTWSAGETHDNTTGDGLVLPCQNASFADPDGLGAYVRTFSGKPKPKAKRKPGASAVQMVELSRTTEEAEETYRTALGWFTACSTPWTQLVAVHALPGVGDEASIVTLRRWRGATRIAQVGVARTGQVVTTTMTEVRDGTTNPDKSASVLGASVNALCGRPGTGDCSAPPKPRREVVPAAGEVPGMLGEWDMPPIRGAGEPWVGTTPKEVSKNEAATRCDNTQFTGKAISVHLSRTFLFPEAAKKNPTFGLTQTAGVARNAAQTRRFVDRVRTKMARCSDEVSTEVTQIFNQRGRKSELTAWRVESELPGNRSLEVYMAIMRHGNTVSQVGFVPAGKLQITRDEFITLSKRALERLPRLRLEKK, from the coding sequence ATGGATCAGCCCGAAGAGTTCGACGCCCTCTACAAGGACGTCCGCGACCAACTCCTCGTCGAGGCCTACGCACTCACCGGAGACCTCGCCGTCTCGCGGACGGCTGTTCGCGACGCCTTCGCCGTGGCCTGGCACCACTGGAACAAGGTGCAGCGGCAGGAGGACAAGATCGGGTGGTTGCGCCCCCACGTGTGGCGTCGGGCCCGCAACCGGCACACCGCCCGTCCGTGGCACCGCGAGCGCAACCTGCCCGACGACGTCGCCGAGACGCTCGAGGCACTCAACGGGCTCTCCCTCCAGCAGCGCAAGGCGCTGGTGCTGACCCACCTCTCCCCCGTGCCGATGGGTCAGCTGGCCCGCGAGATCGGGGTGACCGCCTCTGCCGCCGAGACCCTGGTGGCGAGTGCTGACACCGACTTCGCCCGGGCCCGCGGATGCACCACCGACGAGGTCGGCCTCCGGCTCGAGGGCCTGCGTGGCGTCGCGACAGGACGCTGGCCCCGCTCCACGATCGTGCGCCGCGCCGGAACGACCCGGCGTCGTACGCACGCCATCGCCGGCGTGCTCGCCACCACGGCGCTCGTCGTGGCCAGCGGCACGGTGGTCGCGCAGGGCAGCGACGACGCCGCCGCCCTCTCCGACCAGGGGTTCAGCCGACGACCGCTGAAGGTCGACACCGTGGCCGAGGTCCCGACCCTGTCGGAGAGCTCCCTGCTCCAGGCCGGCCAGCTGGCGCGCGTCAACCGGTCGCTCACGTGGTCGGCCGGCGAGACCCACGACAACACCACCGGCGACGGCCTCGTCCTGCCGTGCCAGAACGCCAGCTTCGCCGACCCTGACGGGCTCGGCGCCTACGTGCGGACGTTCTCGGGCAAGCCCAAGCCCAAGGCCAAGCGCAAGCCCGGCGCCTCCGCCGTGCAGATGGTCGAGCTCTCCCGGACCACGGAGGAGGCCGAGGAGACCTACCGCACGGCGCTCGGCTGGTTCACCGCCTGCTCGACGCCCTGGACCCAGCTCGTCGCCGTGCACGCCCTGCCCGGCGTGGGTGACGAGGCCAGCATCGTGACGCTGCGCCGGTGGCGCGGCGCCACCCGCATCGCCCAGGTGGGCGTGGCGCGCACCGGTCAGGTCGTCACCACGACCATGACCGAGGTGCGCGACGGGACGACCAACCCCGACAAGTCCGCCTCGGTCCTGGGAGCCTCCGTCAACGCCCTGTGCGGCAGGCCCGGCACCGGTGACTGCTCCGCTCCGCCCAAGCCGCGACGCGAGGTCGTCCCTGCGGCTGGCGAGGTCCCGGGGATGCTGGGCGAGTGGGACATGCCGCCCATCCGGGGGGCCGGCGAGCCGTGGGTGGGGACCACCCCCAAGGAAGTGAGCAAGAACGAGGCCGCGACGCGGTGCGACAACACCCAGTTCACGGGCAAGGCGATCAGCGTCCACCTCTCGCGCACCTTCCTCTTCCCCGAGGCTGCGAAGAAGAACCCGACCTTCGGCCTCACGCAGACGGCCGGGGTGGCACGCAACGCTGCGCAGACGCGTCGCTTCGTCGACCGCGTACGCACGAAGATGGCCCGCTGCTCCGACGAGGTCAGCACCGAGGTCACCCAGATCTTCAACCAGCGTGGCCGCAAGAGCGAGCTGACGGCGTGGCGCGTGGAGTCCGAACTGCCGGGCAACCGGTCGCTGGAGGTCTACATGGCGATCATGCGCCACGGCAACACCGTCTCCCAGGTCGGCTTCGTGCCGGCCGGCAAGCTCCAGATCACCCGGGACGAGTTCATCACCCTGTCCAAGCGGGCCCTGGAACGCCTGCCGCGACTGCGCCTCGAGAAGAAGTGA